In Zingiber officinale cultivar Zhangliang chromosome 3B, Zo_v1.1, whole genome shotgun sequence, a single window of DNA contains:
- the LOC122056177 gene encoding uncharacterized protein LOC122056177 isoform X1, with protein sequence MSTITKVLLTNVGDPCPNDLVSHRRTSARRRSNHRIVLLQAICALASIPRPSPLHHASATRSPLSRSRAPKSFTLLCPGSGCCSHQQPLSILVAVGRRQSQVSGNNLLQQAIFGSCSSWPWVIRDDFGIEIVTGTREMLLDFYLAGTLPGRDTRGKEKEEDEEVCEIFLYIV encoded by the exons ATGTCGACAATCACCAAGGTTCTCCTCACCAACGTCGGTGATCCATGCCCTAACGATCTGGTCTCTcaccgccgcacctctgcacGTCGCCGTTCCAACCACCGGATTGTGCTACTCCAGGCAATCTGTGCCCTAGCTTCGATCCCTCGCCCGTCACCACTTCATCATGCCAGCGCCACCCGATCACCTCTCTCTAGAAGTCGAGCACCCAAATCCTTCACTTTGCTGTGCCCTGGCTCTGGCTGTTGTAGCCACCAGCAACCACTGTCGATTTTGG TGGCTGTTGGGAGACGTCAGTCACAGGTCTCTGGCAACAACCTTCTCCAGCAAGCAATTTTTGGTAGCTGCTCATCCTGGCCGTGGGTCATCAGGGATGACTTTGgtattgag attgttaccggtacaagggagatgttgcTGGATTTTTATCTAGCAGGGActctcccggggcgtgacacaagAG gtaaagaaaaggaagaagacgagGAAGTATGTGAAATATTTCTTTACATTGTCTAG
- the LOC122056177 gene encoding uncharacterized protein LOC122056177 isoform X4, giving the protein MSTITKVLLTNVGDPCPNDLVSHRRTSARRRSNHRIVLLQAICALASIPRPSPLHHASATRSPLSRSRAPKSFTLLCPGSGCCSHQQPLSILVAVGRRQSQVSGNNLLQQAIFGSCSSWPWVIRDDFGIEDFDSRRAL; this is encoded by the exons ATGTCGACAATCACCAAGGTTCTCCTCACCAACGTCGGTGATCCATGCCCTAACGATCTGGTCTCTcaccgccgcacctctgcacGTCGCCGTTCCAACCACCGGATTGTGCTACTCCAGGCAATCTGTGCCCTAGCTTCGATCCCTCGCCCGTCACCACTTCATCATGCCAGCGCCACCCGATCACCTCTCTCTAGAAGTCGAGCACCCAAATCCTTCACTTTGCTGTGCCCTGGCTCTGGCTGTTGTAGCCACCAGCAACCACTGTCGATTTTGG TGGCTGTTGGGAGACGTCAGTCACAGGTCTCTGGCAACAACCTTCTCCAGCAAGCAATTTTTGGTAGCTGCTCATCCTGGCCGTGGGTCATCAGGGATGACTTTGgtattgag gactttgattcaagacGAGCACTTTGA
- the LOC122056177 gene encoding uncharacterized protein LOC122056177 isoform X3: MSTITKVLLTNVGDPCPNDLVSHRRTSARRRSNHRIVLLQAICALASIPRPSPLHHASATRSPLSRSRAPKSFTLLCPGSGCCSHQQPLSILVAVGRRQSQVSGNNLLQQAIFGSCSSWPWVIRDDFGIEVKKRKKTRKYVKYFFTLSSLT; the protein is encoded by the exons ATGTCGACAATCACCAAGGTTCTCCTCACCAACGTCGGTGATCCATGCCCTAACGATCTGGTCTCTcaccgccgcacctctgcacGTCGCCGTTCCAACCACCGGATTGTGCTACTCCAGGCAATCTGTGCCCTAGCTTCGATCCCTCGCCCGTCACCACTTCATCATGCCAGCGCCACCCGATCACCTCTCTCTAGAAGTCGAGCACCCAAATCCTTCACTTTGCTGTGCCCTGGCTCTGGCTGTTGTAGCCACCAGCAACCACTGTCGATTTTGG TGGCTGTTGGGAGACGTCAGTCACAGGTCTCTGGCAACAACCTTCTCCAGCAAGCAATTTTTGGTAGCTGCTCATCCTGGCCGTGGGTCATCAGGGATGACTTTGgtattgag gtaaagaaaaggaagaagacgagGAAGTATGTGAAATATTTCTTTACATTGTCTAGTTTGACTTGA